A section of the Ornithinimicrobium sufpigmenti genome encodes:
- a CDS encoding kynureninase — protein MAEQTQGTIDRHDHHDLAPSRELARELDATDPLADYASCFERAEGVLAYFDGNSLGRPVAGTADAMAQFVRHDWGSTLIRSWDAAWMGWPEETGDLLGAAALGAAAGQTVVADSTTVLLYKVLRALVDHQLAVDPGRTELVLDTDNFPTDRYVAEGVAAERGLQLRWIDVDTAAGVTVDQVAEVVGPRTGVVLLSHVAYRSGWLADAGAITRVVHEAGGMVLWDTCHSAGSVPIRADDWGWDAAVGCSYKYLNGGPGAPAHAYLARRHHDIPTLRQPIQGWMGRRDPFLMESGYVPAHGIRALVSGTPPVVGMVPLRLALRMLAEAGIEAVRTKSLALTDFAARVVAAWPDELGVTLASPADDDRRGGHLTLRHPDFEQVNARLWARGVIPDFRAPDGLRLGLAPLSTTFVEVWDGLLAVREELERG, from the coding sequence ATGGCTGAGCAGACGCAGGGCACCATCGACCGGCACGACCACCACGACCTGGCGCCGAGCCGGGAGCTGGCCCGTGAGCTGGACGCGACCGACCCGCTGGCCGACTACGCCAGCTGCTTCGAGCGGGCCGAGGGCGTGCTCGCCTACTTCGACGGCAACTCCCTGGGCCGCCCCGTCGCCGGCACCGCCGACGCGATGGCGCAGTTCGTCCGGCACGACTGGGGCAGCACGTTGATCCGGTCCTGGGACGCGGCGTGGATGGGCTGGCCGGAGGAGACCGGTGACCTGCTCGGGGCCGCCGCCCTCGGCGCCGCGGCCGGGCAGACGGTCGTCGCCGACTCCACCACCGTCCTGCTCTACAAGGTGCTGCGCGCGCTGGTGGACCACCAGCTCGCCGTCGACCCCGGCCGCACCGAGCTGGTGCTGGACACCGACAACTTCCCCACCGACCGGTACGTCGCCGAAGGAGTGGCTGCCGAGCGCGGGCTGCAGCTGCGGTGGATCGACGTGGACACCGCCGCCGGCGTCACCGTCGACCAGGTCGCCGAGGTGGTCGGTCCGCGGACGGGTGTCGTGCTGCTCTCCCACGTGGCCTACCGGTCCGGGTGGCTCGCCGACGCCGGGGCCATCACCCGGGTGGTGCACGAGGCCGGCGGGATGGTCCTGTGGGACACCTGCCACTCCGCCGGGTCGGTGCCGATCCGGGCGGACGACTGGGGCTGGGACGCCGCTGTCGGGTGCAGCTACAAGTACCTCAACGGGGGCCCCGGGGCGCCCGCGCACGCCTACCTGGCCCGCCGGCACCACGACATACCCACCCTGCGGCAGCCGATCCAGGGTTGGATGGGCCGCCGGGACCCGTTCCTGATGGAGTCGGGGTACGTTCCGGCGCACGGGATCCGGGCGCTGGTGAGCGGCACCCCGCCGGTGGTCGGGATGGTCCCGCTGCGCCTGGCGCTGCGCATGCTGGCCGAGGCGGGCATCGAGGCGGTGCGCACCAAGTCCTTGGCGCTGACCGACTTCGCCGCCAGGGTCGTCGCCGCCTGGCCCGACGAGCTCGGCGTCACGCTCGCCAGCCCGGCCGACGACGACCGCCGTGGCGGCCACCTCACCCTGCGCCACCCCGACTTCGAGCAGGTCAACGCCCGGCTCTGGGCGAGGGGAGTGATCCCCGACTTCCGCGCACCGGACGGCCTGCGCCTGGGGCTGGCGCCGCTGTCGACGACGTTCGTCGAGGTGTGGGACGGGCTGCTCGCGGTCCGGGAGGAGCTGGAGCGGGGCTGA
- a CDS encoding mycothione reductase, giving the protein MSEDPTHFDLVIIGSGSGNSLVTPEFDLLRTAIVDRGVGSQDAFGGTCLNVGCIPTKMFVHTADIAATIGDAARFGVDATLEGVRWRDIRDRIFGRIDPISEGGRQYRRDADHTEAYLGHARFVGDRELEVRITTPGGRHEVGSTHRITGRQVVIAAGARPFIPEQVRASGVPFHTSDTIMRIDELPASLVIMGGGVVAAEFAHVFASLGVRVSVVVRGKGLLTHFDKDLSAAFTDLARAQWDVHTGAQVETVREGGDGVELQLADGGVVTGEMLLVATGRVPNSEDLGLEHTAVRTHRDGRVVVDEHGRTEAEGVWALGDVSSPYQLKHVANQEARVVAHNLVHPDDLQSFDHRHVPAAVFSHPQVATVGLTADEAQGQGYVVTAKTQRYGDVAYGWAMEDSTGLFTVVADRATGRLLGAHAMGPHASTLIQPVIQALSLAGPDGGPTAHALARGQYWIHPALTEVLENALLGLEVEPEFDVTADYDPVGEDVPAT; this is encoded by the coding sequence GTGAGCGAGGATCCCACCCACTTCGACCTGGTCATCATCGGCAGCGGCTCCGGCAACTCCCTGGTCACCCCCGAGTTCGACCTGCTCCGGACGGCGATCGTCGACCGGGGCGTCGGCAGCCAGGACGCCTTCGGCGGCACCTGCCTCAACGTCGGCTGCATCCCCACCAAGATGTTCGTGCACACCGCCGACATCGCGGCCACCATCGGCGACGCGGCCCGGTTCGGGGTCGACGCGACGTTGGAGGGGGTGCGCTGGCGGGACATCCGCGACCGGATCTTCGGGCGCATCGACCCGATCAGCGAGGGCGGGCGCCAGTACCGGCGCGACGCCGACCACACCGAGGCCTACCTGGGCCACGCACGGTTCGTCGGCGACCGCGAGCTCGAGGTGAGGATCACCACGCCCGGCGGCCGCCACGAGGTCGGCAGCACCCACCGGATCACCGGCAGGCAGGTCGTCATCGCGGCCGGCGCGCGGCCCTTCATCCCCGAGCAGGTGCGAGCCTCCGGCGTGCCCTTCCACACCTCCGACACGATCATGCGCATCGACGAGCTCCCGGCCAGCCTCGTCATCATGGGTGGCGGGGTCGTCGCCGCGGAGTTCGCGCACGTCTTCGCCAGCCTGGGCGTCCGGGTCAGTGTGGTCGTCCGGGGCAAGGGCCTGCTCACCCACTTCGACAAGGACCTCTCCGCGGCCTTCACCGACCTGGCGCGCGCCCAGTGGGACGTGCACACCGGCGCACAGGTCGAGACGGTGCGGGAGGGCGGCGACGGGGTCGAGCTGCAGCTGGCGGACGGCGGCGTCGTCACCGGCGAGATGCTGCTCGTGGCGACCGGCCGCGTCCCCAACAGCGAGGACCTGGGGCTGGAGCACACGGCCGTCCGCACGCACCGGGACGGCCGGGTCGTCGTCGACGAGCACGGCCGCACCGAAGCCGAGGGCGTCTGGGCGCTCGGGGACGTCTCCTCGCCCTACCAGCTCAAGCACGTCGCCAACCAGGAGGCCCGCGTCGTCGCGCACAACCTCGTGCACCCCGACGACCTGCAGTCCTTCGACCACCGCCACGTCCCGGCCGCGGTCTTCAGCCACCCGCAGGTGGCCACCGTCGGCCTCACCGCGGACGAGGCGCAGGGGCAGGGGTATGTGGTGACCGCCAAGACCCAGCGCTACGGCGACGTGGCCTACGGGTGGGCGATGGAGGACTCGACGGGACTGTTCACGGTGGTCGCGGACCGGGCGACCGGTCGGCTGCTGGGTGCTCACGCCATGGGCCCGCACGCCTCGACCCTCATCCAGCCGGTCATCCAGGCGCTCTCCCTCGCCGGACCGGACGGCGGTCCCACGGCGCACGCGCTGGCCCGGGGCCAGTACTGGATCCACCCGGCCCTGACCGAGGTGCTGGAGAACGCCCTGCTCGGGCTGGAGGTAGAACCCGAGTTCGACGTCACCGCCGACTACGACCCGGTCGGGGAGGACGTGCCCGCCACGTAG
- the kynA gene encoding tryptophan 2,3-dioxygenase — protein MSADADPITRHTRSRRELEEGIERDFGRNLSYGEYLDLARVLSAQHPRAVPPRHDEMLFIIQHQTSELWLKLMLHELTSARELIAADDVQPAMKRIARVKHIQHTLTEQWSVLATMTPSEYAQFRHFLATGSGFQSWQYRAVEFSLGNKNADMLRVFAHDEAVHRELEHLLHQPSLYDEVLRLLARRGHPVPQEVLERDVTQPYEGHEGVVDVFAAVYDAPHEHWLEYELAEELVDVEDNFQVWRFRHLRTVERIIGSKRGTGGSSGVPFLRRALELTFFPELYDVRTRIQDVTPEGYHGGSSHG, from the coding sequence CCGGTCCCGTCGCGAGCTGGAGGAGGGGATCGAGCGCGACTTCGGGCGCAACCTGTCCTACGGCGAGTACCTCGACCTTGCTCGGGTGCTCTCCGCCCAGCACCCGCGCGCCGTGCCTCCCCGCCACGACGAGATGCTCTTCATCATCCAGCACCAGACCTCGGAGCTGTGGCTGAAGCTGATGCTGCACGAGCTCACCTCGGCCCGCGAGTTGATCGCGGCCGACGACGTGCAGCCGGCGATGAAGCGGATCGCCCGGGTCAAGCACATCCAGCACACGCTCACCGAGCAGTGGTCGGTCCTGGCGACGATGACGCCGAGCGAGTACGCGCAGTTCCGCCACTTCCTGGCCACCGGTTCAGGGTTCCAGTCCTGGCAGTACCGGGCGGTCGAGTTCTCCCTGGGCAACAAGAACGCCGACATGCTGCGCGTCTTCGCCCACGACGAGGCGGTGCACCGCGAGCTGGAGCACCTGCTGCACCAGCCGAGCCTCTACGACGAGGTGCTGCGCCTGCTGGCCCGCCGCGGTCACCCCGTGCCGCAGGAGGTGCTGGAGCGGGACGTCACCCAGCCCTACGAGGGGCACGAGGGGGTGGTGGACGTCTTCGCGGCGGTCTACGACGCGCCGCACGAGCACTGGCTGGAGTACGAGCTGGCCGAGGAGCTGGTCGACGTGGAGGACAACTTCCAGGTATGGCGCTTCCGTCACCTCAGGACGGTGGAGCGGATCATCGGCTCCAAGCGCGGCACGGGCGGCAGCTCCGGGGTCCCCTTCCTGCGCCGGGCCCTGGAGCTGACCTTCTTCCCCGAGCTGTATGACGTGCGCACCCGCATCCAGGACGTCACGCCGGAGGGTTACCACGGGGGGAGCAGCCATGGCTGA
- the ahcY gene encoding adenosylhomocysteinase, giving the protein MPDTTPLDTATLSSATLDPAHRSPLDQPLDRSAPFRVRDLGLAEQGRHQIRLAEHEMPGLMALRERFADSQPLAGARIAGSLHMTVQTAVLIETLVALGAEVRWASCNIFSTQDEAAAAVAVGPHGTPSDPQGVPVFAWKGETLEEYWWCTTQILLWPGEGPNMILDDGGDATLLVHKGAEWERQGAVPTAEEDDPEEWRVILETVREGLQEHPTRWTDVAEGLRGVTEETTTGVHRLYQLHEAGQLLFPAINVNDSVTKSKFDNVYGVRHSLVDGINRATDVLIGGKVAVVCGYGDVGKGCAEALRGQGARVIVTEIDPICALQAAMDGYQVARLEDVIASADFAVTATGCKDVVTVEHMLAMKDKAILGNIGHFDNEIDMAALARVPGVTRTEIKPQVHEWTFPAEAGGGEGSRERSIIVLSEGRLLNLGNATGHPSFVMSTSFANQVLAQIELFTRPDAYPLGVHTLRKELDEEVARLHLGSLGAQLTELTKTQAEYLGVDPAGPYKSEHYRY; this is encoded by the coding sequence ATGCCGGACACCACGCCCCTGGACACCGCGACCCTGAGCAGCGCCACCCTGGACCCCGCCCACCGCAGCCCGCTGGACCAGCCGTTGGACCGGTCGGCCCCGTTCCGGGTGCGCGACCTGGGGCTGGCCGAGCAGGGCCGGCACCAGATCCGCCTGGCCGAGCACGAGATGCCTGGCCTGATGGCGCTGCGCGAGCGGTTCGCGGACTCCCAGCCGCTCGCCGGTGCGCGGATCGCCGGATCGCTGCACATGACCGTGCAGACAGCAGTGCTCATCGAGACCCTCGTCGCGCTGGGCGCCGAGGTGCGGTGGGCCTCCTGCAACATCTTCTCCACCCAGGACGAGGCCGCCGCGGCGGTCGCCGTCGGCCCGCACGGCACTCCGTCAGACCCGCAGGGCGTGCCGGTCTTCGCCTGGAAGGGCGAGACCCTGGAGGAGTACTGGTGGTGCACCACCCAGATCCTGCTCTGGCCGGGCGAGGGGCCCAACATGATCCTCGACGACGGCGGCGACGCGACCCTGCTGGTGCACAAGGGCGCCGAGTGGGAGCGGCAGGGTGCCGTCCCCACCGCCGAGGAGGACGACCCCGAGGAGTGGCGGGTCATCCTGGAGACGGTGCGCGAAGGGCTGCAGGAGCACCCGACCCGCTGGACCGACGTGGCGGAGGGGCTGCGGGGGGTCACGGAGGAGACGACGACCGGCGTCCACCGGCTCTACCAGCTGCACGAGGCCGGCCAGCTCCTGTTCCCGGCCATCAACGTCAACGACTCGGTGACCAAGAGCAAGTTCGACAACGTCTACGGCGTCCGCCACAGCCTGGTCGACGGCATCAACCGGGCCACCGACGTGCTCATCGGCGGCAAGGTCGCGGTGGTCTGCGGCTACGGCGACGTCGGCAAGGGCTGCGCCGAGGCGCTGCGCGGGCAGGGCGCCCGGGTCATCGTCACCGAGATCGACCCCATCTGTGCCCTGCAGGCCGCGATGGACGGCTACCAGGTCGCCCGGCTCGAGGACGTCATCGCCTCCGCCGACTTCGCGGTCACCGCCACCGGCTGCAAGGACGTGGTGACCGTGGAGCACATGCTGGCGATGAAGGACAAGGCCATCCTGGGCAACATCGGCCACTTCGACAACGAGATCGACATGGCCGCCCTGGCCCGGGTGCCCGGTGTGACACGGACCGAGATCAAGCCGCAGGTGCACGAGTGGACCTTCCCCGCGGAGGCCGGGGGCGGGGAGGGTAGTCGGGAGCGGTCGATCATCGTGCTCTCCGAGGGGCGCCTGCTCAACCTCGGCAACGCCACGGGGCACCCCAGCTTCGTGATGTCCACGAGCTTCGCCAACCAGGTGCTGGCCCAGATCGAGCTGTTCACCCGGCCCGACGCCTACCCGCTGGGCGTGCACACCCTCCGCAAGGAGCTGGACGAGGAGGTGGCCCGGCTGCACCTGGGCTCCCTCGGCGCCCAGCTCACCGAGCTGACCAAGACGCAGGCCGAGTACCTCGGCGTGGACCCGGCGGGTCCGTACAAGTCCGAGCACTACCGTTACTAG
- the mtrA gene encoding MtrAB system response regulator MtrA, whose translation MSARVLVVDDDQALAEMLGIVLRKEGYEVATCGDGARALPMIRQFRPDLVLLDVMLPSMDGVEVCRLLRAESGVPVVMLTARTDTKDVVAGLEAGADDYVVKPFKPQELLARIRARLRRDHAQDEHKLQVGDVVIDVAGHQVTREGEQIPLTPLEFDLLVALASKPSQVFDRESLLEQVWGYRHAGDTRLVNVHVQRLRSKIEKDPENPQIVVTVRGVGYKAGHS comes from the coding sequence ATGAGCGCCCGTGTGCTCGTCGTGGACGACGACCAGGCCCTGGCCGAGATGCTGGGGATCGTGCTGCGCAAGGAGGGCTACGAGGTCGCGACGTGCGGCGACGGGGCCCGTGCACTACCGATGATCCGCCAGTTCCGGCCCGACCTCGTGCTCCTCGACGTCATGCTGCCCTCGATGGACGGGGTGGAGGTATGCCGCCTGCTGCGGGCCGAGTCCGGGGTCCCGGTGGTGATGCTCACCGCGCGCACGGACACCAAGGACGTGGTGGCCGGGCTCGAGGCCGGCGCCGACGACTACGTCGTCAAGCCGTTCAAGCCGCAGGAGCTGCTGGCCCGCATCCGGGCCAGGCTCCGCCGCGACCATGCCCAGGACGAGCACAAGCTGCAGGTCGGTGACGTCGTCATCGACGTGGCCGGCCACCAGGTGACCCGGGAGGGTGAGCAGATCCCGCTGACCCCGCTGGAGTTCGACCTGCTGGTGGCGCTGGCCAGCAAGCCGAGCCAGGTCTTCGACCGGGAGTCGCTGCTGGAACAGGTCTGGGGTTACCGGCATGCGGGCGACACCCGGCTGGTCAACGTGCACGTCCAGCGGTTGCGGAGCAAGATCGAGAAGGACCCGGAGAATCCCCAGATCGTGGTGACCGTGCGTGGCGTCGGATACAAGGCCGGACACTCCTGA